A region of Nostoc sp. 'Peltigera membranacea cyanobiont' N6 DNA encodes the following proteins:
- a CDS encoding alcohol dehydrogenase has translation MKNSYKAVEVTSPGVFNLVERRITDPGAGQVRIRVDSCGVCHSDSVTVENSLPGIIYPRVPGHEIAGRIEAVGKGVVNWEVGQRVGVGWFGGECGYCEPCRRGDIVNCANLIISGITTDGGYAEVVIAEARALASIPQDLSSVDVAPLLCAGLTTFNALRNSKLRAGDLVAIQGIGGLGHLALQFASRMGFHTLAIQRGKEKEKLARQLGAHGYIDSTEENPAEALLKMGGANAILATAASGKSMGPLVGGLAARGKLVVVGASSEPIEINATQLIFGSKTIQGENVGTPIEEEDTLKFSALQGIRPTIETMPLEKAPEAYARMMSGKARFRIVLTMPQ, from the coding sequence ATGAAAAATTCCTATAAAGCAGTAGAAGTGACCTCTCCGGGTGTTTTCAACCTCGTCGAGCGAAGGATTACCGATCCTGGAGCCGGCCAGGTCCGCATCCGGGTGGATTCTTGCGGTGTATGTCACAGCGACTCAGTTACCGTCGAAAACTCCTTGCCAGGAATTATCTATCCGCGCGTACCAGGTCACGAAATCGCTGGTCGGATCGAAGCCGTTGGAAAGGGCGTCGTGAATTGGGAGGTCGGCCAGCGCGTGGGTGTTGGTTGGTTCGGTGGCGAGTGCGGCTACTGTGAACCCTGCCGACGCGGTGACATAGTTAATTGTGCCAACTTAATTATATCTGGTATTACGACAGATGGTGGCTATGCGGAAGTCGTCATCGCTGAGGCGCGGGCGCTTGCCTCCATTCCGCAGGATCTTTCTTCTGTAGACGTTGCTCCACTTCTATGCGCGGGTCTGACTACCTTCAACGCACTCCGCAACTCAAAGCTCCGCGCTGGAGATTTGGTCGCCATACAAGGTATCGGGGGTTTGGGTCATCTGGCTTTGCAATTCGCATCCAGGATGGGATTTCACACCTTGGCGATTCAGAGGGGAAAGGAAAAAGAAAAACTGGCTCGCCAGTTGGGGGCGCATGGGTACATCGACAGCACAGAGGAGAATCCCGCAGAGGCCCTCCTCAAAATGGGTGGAGCGAATGCGATTCTCGCCACTGCGGCTAGTGGAAAATCGATGGGTCCTCTTGTCGGGGGTCTTGCCGCACGTGGCAAGCTCGTTGTAGTCGGTGCTTCCTCGGAACCTATCGAAATTAATGCTACACAACTTATTTTTGGGTCGAAGACTATTCAAGGCGAAAACGTCGGCACACCCATCGAGGAAGAAGACACATTAAAATTTAGTGCTCTTCAGGGTATCCGTCCCACGATCGAGACCATGCCCCTTGAGAAGGCTCCCGAAGCCTACGCACGCATGATGTCCGGCAAAGCACGCTTTCGCATAGTGCTGACTATGCCCCAATAG
- a CDS encoding transposase produces MKNARLEEFRQVAYKYLGRAKDATFELTDAILLTRNVYSLADLSLSPVFRRKWPSVYEALQDSRPQRQKLMQLYIKQIPVEGRPLLAGDHTNWSRPDAVTLQERTYEHSGTSIAGNKPITVGQGYSTIAWIPEDSGSWALPLRHERITSWENPIEKAVWQLKQVCEHLPTRPISVWDSEYGCAPFILKTANIPCDILVRLRSNLCLWGEPGAYTGIGCPRKHGNQFIFV; encoded by the coding sequence ATGAAAAATGCCAGACTTGAAGAGTTTCGTCAAGTAGCCTACAAATATTTAGGTAGAGCCAAAGATGCCACCTTTGAATTAACAGATGCGATATTGCTGACCCGCAACGTTTATTCCTTAGCAGATTTATCCTTATCACCAGTATTCAGACGCAAGTGGCCAAGTGTTTATGAAGCGCTACAAGATAGCAGACCGCAGCGACAGAAATTGATGCAGTTATACATCAAACAGATACCAGTAGAGGGACGACCCTTGTTAGCAGGAGATCACACAAACTGGTCACGCCCGGATGCAGTAACGCTACAAGAGAGGACTTATGAACATAGTGGCACATCCATAGCCGGAAATAAACCAATTACCGTTGGTCAAGGATACAGTACAATTGCTTGGATACCAGAAGATTCAGGTAGTTGGGCATTACCTTTGAGGCACGAGCGGATCACCAGTTGGGAAAATCCGATTGAAAAAGCAGTTTGGCAACTAAAACAAGTGTGTGAGCATTTACCCACCAGACCGATTTCAGTTTGGGACAGTGAATATGGCTGCGCTCCTTTCATTTTGAAGACCGCCAACATTCCATGTGACATTCTTGTACGGTTGCGTTCAAATTTGTGTTTATGGGGCGAACCAGGAGCTTATACAGGCATTGGCTGTCCGAGAAAACATGGCAATCAATTCATTTTTGTTTGA
- a CDS encoding alpha/beta hydrolase, whose amino-acid sequence MNKSINVMLVHGAWADGSCWSKVIPLLQAKGLSVTAAQIPLTSLEDDIAVTRRLLSMQTGPTVLVGHSYGGAVITGAGTETPDVEALVYITAFGLDQGESLDSLSKQGPPSPGSAAIWSDNNGFLWINRDGFHEAFAADASPAEAAVMAAVQRPLSVASFTDKEGVPAWKMIPSWYLVCTDDHMIPPPAQEFMAKRMGATVQSVSASHAPFVSRPQEVADIIALAAASLA is encoded by the coding sequence ATGAACAAAAGTATAAATGTGATGTTGGTACATGGTGCTTGGGCTGACGGCTCGTGCTGGAGCAAGGTAATCCCTTTGCTCCAGGCGAAGGGTTTAAGTGTGACAGCGGCGCAGATTCCGCTGACTTCGCTTGAGGATGACATTGCGGTCACGCGTCGTCTTCTCTCAATGCAGACAGGACCCACAGTTCTGGTTGGGCATTCTTACGGCGGCGCCGTAATCACTGGCGCGGGCACCGAGACTCCCGACGTGGAAGCCCTCGTCTATATCACAGCTTTCGGTCTTGACCAAGGTGAGAGCCTTGATTCCCTCAGCAAACAGGGTCCGCCGTCGCCTGGCTCTGCGGCGATATGGTCTGACAACAACGGTTTTCTTTGGATCAACCGAGACGGCTTTCATGAGGCGTTTGCAGCGGATGCCAGCCCAGCCGAAGCTGCTGTCATGGCTGCGGTACAGAGACCGTTGAGCGTCGCAAGCTTCACCGACAAAGAAGGTGTGCCGGCCTGGAAGATGATTCCTTCTTGGTATCTGGTGTGCACGGACGACCACATGATCCCACCGCCAGCCCAGGAGTTCATGGCTAAACGGATGGGTGCCACTGTGCAGTCTGTGTCGGCAAGCCATGCTCCCTTCGTTTCCCGCCCGCAAGAGGTCGCCGACATCATCGCACTCGCGGCGGCTTCTCTCGCATAG
- a CDS encoding oxidoreductase: MSKEILFSSLRLGAIQLPNRVVMAPLTRMRADAAHVPTALNAEYYAQRSSAGLILSEGTAISPQAHGYPNAPGIYTAEQIAGWRVITVRSLIFEGKRN; encoded by the coding sequence ATGTCCAAAGAGATTCTATTTAGTTCCCTGCGTCTAGGAGCAATTCAGCTCCCGAATCGGGTAGTCATGGCCCCTCTCACGCGTATGCGTGCCGACGCTGCCCATGTGCCAACCGCGTTGAACGCTGAATACTACGCGCAGCGTTCCTCAGCAGGGCTGATCCTCTCGGAAGGAACTGCGATTAGCCCTCAGGCGCACGGCTATCCCAATGCTCCAGGGATCTACACGGCGGAACAGATTGCCGGGTGGCGCGTGATTACTGTACGTTCGCTTATTTTTGAAGGCAAGAGGAATTAA
- a CDS encoding DUF5674 family protein — protein MVLIIRERATLEQVELMLQTLRVYIKVAVDIERGILAGGGEKHAFCEAALLEDGSKQRDIWGADWTSFDQSIAYESIINIRPSQNNRSMVIRHLQNSIIL, from the coding sequence TTGGTACTGATTATTAGGGAAAGAGCAACTCTCGAACAAGTGGAGTTAATGCTGCAAACTTTGCGAGTTTACATTAAAGTGGCAGTAGATATAGAAAGAGGGATTTTAGCTGGAGGAGGAGAGAAACACGCTTTCTGTGAAGCAGCATTGCTCGAAGACGGTAGTAAACAGCGAGATATCTGGGGTGCGGATTGGACTTCCTTTGACCAATCGATAGCTTATGAATCGATTATTAACATTCGCCCCAGCCAAAATAATCGCTCAATGGTAATTAGACATCTCCAAAATAGTATCATTCTGTGA
- a CDS encoding alkene reductase → MNMTMNRATLFTPVQFGAMQLKHRVVMAPLTRSRSIQPDSIPGDLMAEYYAQRASEGGFIISEATNISVTSRGWLGAPGLYSDQQVEGWKKVVFGIHAKGGHIFAQLWHTGRSSHVDLTGGEMPVSASVDPAYWQNPSHLVSASSGWVQPSPHRALAIAEISLIVEDYRRAAERAMDAGFEGVELHAANGYLMDQFLQDGSNKRNDEYGGSIENRSRFLLEVVRAMTSVWGSDRVGVRVGPSGTWNGMSDSNPQALFQNVAEQLNQIGLAYLHIIEPRVKGNVVVLEHQGAIAAEQMRTIFQGKIIAAGGFEPDTAEAILESGTADAVAFGRHFISNPDLPRRLKEGLPLTTYDRNTFYTFDAHGYTDYPFYHENAKA, encoded by the coding sequence ATGAACATGACAATGAACAGGGCCACACTTTTCACTCCCGTTCAGTTTGGAGCAATGCAATTGAAGCATCGTGTCGTGATGGCTCCATTAACTCGCTCGCGGTCTATTCAGCCCGATTCCATTCCCGGCGATCTCATGGCTGAGTATTACGCTCAACGGGCTTCGGAGGGTGGATTCATTATCAGCGAAGCCACCAACATCTCGGTCACGAGCCGTGGATGGCTAGGTGCCCCAGGACTCTATTCCGACCAGCAGGTTGAAGGCTGGAAGAAGGTCGTCTTCGGCATCCATGCAAAGGGCGGGCATATCTTTGCACAGCTGTGGCATACCGGGCGTTCCTCGCATGTTGATCTGACCGGTGGCGAGATGCCTGTCTCTGCTTCCGTCGATCCGGCTTACTGGCAGAACCCGTCGCATTTGGTTTCAGCATCCAGCGGTTGGGTTCAGCCGTCACCGCATCGAGCGCTTGCCATCGCAGAGATATCACTCATCGTTGAGGACTACCGTAGGGCGGCAGAACGGGCTATGGATGCCGGTTTTGAAGGCGTAGAGCTACACGCTGCCAACGGGTATCTCATGGATCAGTTCCTGCAAGACGGCAGCAATAAGCGAAACGACGAGTATGGTGGCTCCATTGAGAACAGGTCGCGATTCCTGCTTGAGGTGGTCAGAGCGATGACTTCAGTGTGGGGGAGCGATCGTGTTGGAGTTCGTGTCGGTCCGAGCGGCACATGGAATGGCATGTCAGACAGCAACCCGCAGGCGCTCTTCCAGAACGTCGCAGAACAGCTAAACCAGATTGGACTCGCTTACCTCCACATCATCGAACCACGCGTGAAGGGCAATGTGGTCGTTCTGGAGCATCAAGGGGCAATCGCCGCCGAGCAAATGCGAACGATCTTCCAAGGCAAGATCATCGCTGCCGGCGGATTTGAGCCAGACACTGCCGAGGCCATCCTGGAAAGCGGGACTGCGGACGCGGTGGCTTTCGGCCGCCATTTCATCTCTAATCCCGATCTGCCTCGCCGTCTCAAGGAAGGGCTGCCACTTACAACTTATGATCGCAACACCTTTTACACGTTCGACGCGCACGGCTACACGGACTACCCGTTCTATCACGAAAACGCCAAGGCGTAG
- a CDS encoding transposase family protein → MSNILNYIEENPKQTQRLIGLEYEQLQQLILNAERLYHEKQASLESKKVRIIAGGGGRKPKLPIPEQIILTLVYLRHLTTFQLIGIQFEVSESTANDTFNYWLPNLRELLPSSLLEQIKKNASDYEVVKEILTEYELIVDSYEQVRERPGDNNEQKKYFSGKKSNHTFKTQMIILPDASDIVDVVAGEPGPKSDITVFREYRSEFDAKQRFKGDKAYIGEDLITTPIKKPRNRELTTEQKEQNKIFSSKRIFVEHRIRTVKIFRVVQERFRLNPHKYEQVILTICGLVRLRIRALILPLEISSISSG, encoded by the coding sequence ATGAGCAATATACTGAATTACATTGAAGAGAATCCTAAACAAACACAAAGGTTAATAGGACTGGAATATGAACAGTTACAACAATTAATCCTAAATGCGGAACGTTTATATCATGAAAAACAAGCTTCACTAGAATCTAAGAAAGTTAGAATTATTGCTGGTGGAGGAGGTCGCAAACCAAAATTACCTATTCCCGAACAAATCATTTTAACTTTGGTGTATCTCCGGCATCTAACAACCTTCCAACTCATAGGTATTCAGTTTGAAGTAAGCGAGTCTACCGCCAATGATACATTTAACTATTGGTTGCCTAACTTGCGAGAATTACTGCCATCCAGTTTGCTTGAACAAATTAAAAAAAACGCTTCTGACTATGAAGTAGTAAAAGAAATACTCACAGAATATGAATTAATAGTAGATAGCTATGAACAAGTCAGAGAAAGACCTGGAGACAATAATGAGCAAAAGAAATATTTTTCAGGCAAGAAGAGTAATCATACATTTAAAACTCAAATGATTATTTTACCTGATGCTAGCGATATCGTTGATGTTGTGGCAGGTGAACCTGGGCCAAAAAGCGATATAACAGTGTTTAGAGAATATCGGTCAGAGTTTGATGCCAAACAAAGATTTAAAGGAGATAAGGCATATATTGGAGAAGATTTAATTACAACTCCAATTAAGAAACCAAGAAATCGAGAACTAACAACTGAACAGAAAGAACAAAATAAAATATTTTCATCTAAACGGATCTTTGTTGAACATCGAATTCGAACAGTCAAAATATTTCGAGTTGTTCAAGAAAGATTTAGGTTAAATCCCCACAAATATGAGCAAGTAATTTTGACGATTTGTGGACTAGTAAGGTTACGAATTCGAGCGCTAATATTACCATTAGAAATATCGTCTATATCATCAGGTTGA